A segment of the Terriglobales bacterium genome:
GAGAAGCTGCTGGAGCAGGCGCGCATCCCGGCGCGCTACGAGCACTGCGAACTTTCCGACTTCCATGCCGACTTTCCCGGGGCGCATCCGTCGCTGGCGTCGGCGCGGCTGGCCGCGGGAAGGTTTGTCGAAGAGTATCCGCTCGAGTCTACCGGACTGCTGCTGGTGGGCTCGATCGGCGTGGGCAAGACCCATTTGGCGGTCGGCATCCTCAAAGAGCTGATCCGCACCAAAGGGGCGCACTGCCTGTTCACGGACTACCGCGACCTGCTGAAGCAGATCCAGAATTCCTACAACCCTTCGGTCCAGACCACGGAGATGGAACTGCTGCGCCCGGTATTCGAGGCCGAGGTCCTGGCGCTGGACGAGCTGGGCGCCGTGAAGCCGACGGAGTGGGTGTGGGACACCGTCAGCCTGATCCTGAACACGCGCTACAACGACCGCCGCACGACCATCATCACCACCAATTTCCCCGACCTGCCGCCCTCGACCGCTACCGG
Coding sequences within it:
- a CDS encoding ATP-binding protein, encoding MAVVEEKVCPLCRGSGWREVEGGRRTRCDCRIAGRAEKLLEQARIPARYEHCELSDFHADFPGAHPSLASARLAAGRFVEEYPLESTGLLLVGSIGVGKTHLAVGILKELIRTKGAHCLFTDYRDLLKQIQNSYNPSVQTTEMELLRPVFEAEVLALDELGAVKPTEWVWDTVSLILNTRYNDRRTTIITTNFPDLPPSTATGAARAAREETLGDRIGERMRSRLQEMCRKIEMQGQDFRQRVGSASFR